From a region of the Colias croceus chromosome 14, ilColCroc2.1 genome:
- the LOC123697176 gene encoding general odorant-binding protein 19d-like isoform X2, whose translation MECSGEHSVTSHEVNMMKDHKIPSSDNAKCLLACVFKKVGWIDDKGMFDDESAYQLSLKEFSDDKDKIKNARKLYDLCKKVNEETVNDAEKGCERASLLATCLVNNAAQNGFLLQ comes from the exons ATGGAGTGTAGCGGAGAGCACTCAGTCACAAGCCATGAAGTTAACATGATGAAAGATCACAAAATTCCCAGCAGCGACAACGCGAAGTGTCTTCTTGCGTGCGTTTTTAAGAAAGTTGGATGG ATTGACGACAAGGGTATGTTTGACGATGAGAGCGCTTACCAGCTATCTCTTAAAGAGTTCTCTGATGATAAGGACAAAATCAAAAATGCAAGGAAATTATACGACTTGTgtaaaaaag TAAATGAAGAAACAGTTAATGATGCTGAAAAAGGTTGCGAGAGGGCCTCACTTCTGGCCACGTGTTTAGTTAATAACGCAGCAcag AATGGATTCTTACTGCAATAA
- the LOC123697176 gene encoding general odorant-binding protein 19d-like isoform X1, with the protein MECSGEHSVTSHEVNMMKDHKIPSSDNAKCLLACVFKKVGWIDDKGMFDDESAYQLSLKEFSDDKDKIKNARKLYDLCKKVNEETVNDAEKGCERASLLATCLVNNAAQVILISPLKLTCIGK; encoded by the exons ATGGAGTGTAGCGGAGAGCACTCAGTCACAAGCCATGAAGTTAACATGATGAAAGATCACAAAATTCCCAGCAGCGACAACGCGAAGTGTCTTCTTGCGTGCGTTTTTAAGAAAGTTGGATGG ATTGACGACAAGGGTATGTTTGACGATGAGAGCGCTTACCAGCTATCTCTTAAAGAGTTCTCTGATGATAAGGACAAAATCAAAAATGCAAGGAAATTATACGACTTGTgtaaaaaag TAAATGAAGAAACAGTTAATGATGCTGAAAAAGGTTGCGAGAGGGCCTCACTTCTGGCCACGTGTTTAGTTAATAACGCAGCAcaggtaattttaatatctcctttaaaattaacatgtaTAGGAAAATAG